In Eubalaena glacialis isolate mEubGla1 chromosome 3, mEubGla1.1.hap2.+ XY, whole genome shotgun sequence, the following are encoded in one genomic region:
- the TMCC2 gene encoding transmembrane and coiled-coil domains protein 2 isoform X2, whose amino-acid sequence MKSKEEETAVDKGDLVALSLPGGPGHGDTDGPISLDVPDGAPDPQRTKAAIDHLHQKILKITEQIKIEQEARDDNVAEYLKLANNADKQQVSRIKQVFEKKNQKSAQTIAQLHKKLEHYRRRLKEIEQNGPSRQPKDVLRDMQQGLKDVGANMRAGISGFGGGVVEGVKGSLSGLSQATHTAVVSKPREFASLIRNKFGSADNIAHLKDPLDDGPPEEAARALSGSATLVSSPKYGSDDECSSASASSAGAGSNSGAGPAAALGSPKSNMLYGAPGNLDAVLEELREIKEGQSHLEDSMEDLKAQLQRDYTYMTQCLQEERYRYERLEEQLNDLTELHQNEMTNLKQELASMEEKVAYQSYERARDIQEAVESCLTRVTKLELQQQQQQVVQLEGVENANARALLGKFINVILALMAVLLVFVSTLANFITPLMKTRLRITSTALLVLVLFLLWKHWDSLTYLLQHVLLPS is encoded by the exons GTCGACAAGGGGGACCTCGTGGCCCTGAGCCTCCCTGGCGGCCCTGGCCATGGTGACACCGATGGCCCCATCAGCCTGGACGTGCCGGACGGGGCCCCGGACCCCCAGCGGACCAAGGCCGCCATCGACCACCTGCACCAGAAGATCCTGAAGATCACAGAGCAGATCAAGATCGAGCAGGAGGCGCGGGACGACAATGTGGCGGAGTACCTGAAGCTGGCCAACAACGCCGACAAGCAGCAGGTGTCCCGCATCAAGCAGGTGTTCGAGAAGAAGAACCAGAAGTCGGCCCAGACCATCGCCCAGCTGCACAAGAAGCTGGAGCACTACCGCCGGCGCCTGAAGGAGATCGAGCAGAACGGGCCTTCGCGGCAGCCCAAGGATGTGCTGCGGGACATGCAGCAGGGCCTGAAGGACGTGGGCGCCAACATGCGCGCCGGCATCAGCGGCTTTGGGGGTGGCGTGGTGGAGGGCGTGAAGGGCAGCCTCTCGGGCCTCTCACAGGCCACCCACACCGCCGTGGTGTCCAAGCCCCGGGAGTTCGCCAGCCTCATCCGGAACAAGTTTGGCAGCGCTGACAACATCGCCCACCTGAAGGACCCTCTGGACGACGGGCCCCCCGAGGAGGCGGCTCGGGCACTGAGCGGCAGTGCCACGCTCGTGTCCAGCCCCAAGTACGGCAGCGACGATGAGTGCTCCAGCGCCAGTGCCAGCTCGGCCGGGGCGGGCAGCAACTCGGGGGCCGGGCCCGCTGCGGCGCTGGGGAGCCCCAAGTCAAACATGCTGTACGGAGCCCCCGGAAACCTGGATGCTGTGCTGGAAGAGCTGCGGGAGATCAAGGAGGGCCAGTCCCACCTGGAGGACTCGATGGAGGACCTGAAGGCTCAGCTGCAGAGGGACTACACCTACATGACCCAGTGCCTGCAGGAGGAGCGCTACAG GTATGAGCGGCTGGAGGAGCAGCTCAACGACCTGACCGAGCTTCACCAGAATGAGATGACCAACCTGAAGCAGGAGCTGGCCAGCATGGAGGAGAAGGTGGCCTACCAGTCCTACGAAAGGGCCCGGGACATCCAG GAGGCTGTGGAGTCTTGCCTGACCCGGGTCACCaagctggagctgcagcagcaacagcagcaggtGGTGCAGCTGGAGGGCGTGGAGAACGCCAATGCACGGGCGCTGCTGGGCAAGTTCATCAACGTGATCCTGGCGCTCATGGCCGTGCTGCTGGTGTTCGTGTCCACTCTCGCCAACTTCATCACACCCCTCATGAAGACCCGCCTGCGCATCACCAGCACCGCCCTCCTGGTCCtcgtcctcttcctcctctggaaGCACTGGGACTCCCTCACCTACCTCCTGCAGCACGTGCTACTGCCCAGCTGA
- the LOC133087829 gene encoding large ribosomal subunit protein bL32m-like codes for MAPAMPVVMVLPWPAAQGLLRKCWEQLQRKLRQSRPGFPSPQWGPALAVQGPAILTEPANDTNGSKEISSFLESIFWMAAPQNRRSIEVNRCRRRNSHKLIKVKNNRDICPECGHLKQKHVLCGYCYEKVCKETAEIRRQIEKQEGGPFKAPTVETMVLYFGETPSKQDQGKRIIERERKRPSWFTQN; via the coding sequence ATGGCGCCTGCCATGCCGGTGGTGATGGTTCTGCCGTGGCCCGCAGCCCAGGGACTCCTCCGGAAATGTTGGGAGCAGCTGCAGCGGAAACTTCGGCAGAGCCGGCCAGGCTTTCCCAGTCCTCAATGGGGACCAGCATTAGCGGTCCAAGGTCCAGCTATACTTACAGAACCAGCAAATGATACCAACGGAAGTAAGGAGATTTCCAGCTTCTTGGAGAGCATCTTTTGGATGGCAGCTCCCCAAAACAGACGCAGCATTGAAGTTAACAGGTGTAGGAGAAGAAACTCTCATAAGCTTATTAAAGTTAAGAACAATAGAGACATTTGTCCTGAATGTGGTCACCTGAAACAGAAACACGTCCTCTGTGGCTATTGCTATGAGAAGGTGTGTAAAGAGACAGCGGAAATCAGACGACAGatagagaagcaagagggaggccCTTTCAAGGCTCCTACCGTGGAGACCATGGTGCTGTACTTCGGGGAGACACCCTCCAAGCAAGATCAGGGCAAGAGGATCATTGAGAGAGAACGGAAGCGGCCATCCTGGTTCACCCAGAATTGA